Proteins encoded in a region of the Carassius gibelio isolate Cgi1373 ecotype wild population from Czech Republic chromosome B5, carGib1.2-hapl.c, whole genome shotgun sequence genome:
- the LOC127957051 gene encoding T-box transcription factor TBX1-like isoform X1 has protein sequence MDDCSLLSTKANAFSIACLISARDQAGNTAFDKHATSLDKQVVQNCSRSVKMHYSTVTREMEAISSPWLTQLSHFCDVAAFTTSSLSSLNTPGSYHLSPSPGDPYSHHESQFEPCPAAQHGYSYPGSNPAQAPAQADTGGSSCSSSSSSSTPNKTLVKKNPKVANINVHLEMKALWDEFNQLGTEMIVTKAGRRMFPTFQVKIFGMDPMADYMLLMDFLPVDDKRYRYAFHSSSWLVAGKADPATPGRVHYHPDSPAKGAQWMKQIVSFDKLKLTNNLLDDNGHIILNSMHRYQPRFHVVYVDPRKDSEKYAEENYKTFVFEETRFTAVTAYQNHRITQLKIASNPFAKGFRDCDPEDWPRNHRPGSLQIMSAFARTRNPMSSPPQQNGTEKEDSRREYERDPSSTTLHSDPAHQLMSRVLSPSLPVLGSLHTMPLTAGPRSPPHELRLEGHPQPPDTLHHHPYKYPTTYEHYLGAKTRPSPYPSPSIRSHGYHPHMNPATANMYSATSASTHYDYAPR, from the exons ATGGACGACTGTAGTCTCCTTTCAACGAAGGCAAACGCTTTCAGTATTGCCTGTCTGATTTCAGCGAGGGATCAAGCGGGAAACACAGCGTTTGACAAACACGCCACTAGCCTGGACAAGCAAGTGGTGCAAAACTGTTCCAGATCCGTTAAAATGCATTACAGCACAGTCACGCGGGAGATGGAAG CAATATCAAGCCCGTGGCTGACGCAGCTGTCCCATTTTTGCGATGTTGCAGCCttcaccaccagcagcctgagcAGTCTCAATACGCCTGGGAGTTACCATCTCTCTCCTTCCCCTGGGGATCCATACAGCCACCACGAAAGCCAGTTTGAGCCGTGCCCTGCTGCCCAGCACGGCTACAGCTATCCCGGATCGAACCCGGCGCAGGCCCCGGCGCAGGCGGACACCGGAGGATCCAGCTGCTCCTCGTCGTCGTCAAGCTCAACGCCGAACAAAACGCTGGTGAAAAAGAACCCTAAAGTGGCCAATATTAATGTACATTTGGAAATGAAGGCGCTCTGGGATGAATTTAATCAACTTGGGACTGAAATGATTGTCACGAAAGCTGGGAG ACGAATGTTTCCTACATTTCAAGTCAAAATATTTGGAATGGACCCAATGGCAGATTACATGCTCCTGATGGATTTCCTACCAGTGGATGATAAACGATACAG GTATGCCTTCCACAGTTCCTCGTGGCTGGTGGCTGGGAAAGCTGATCCAGCGACTCCAGGAAGAGTGCACTATCATCCCGACTCACCTGCCAAAGGAGCGCAGTGGATGAAACAGATCGTTTCCTTCGACAAACTCAAACTAACCAACAATCTACTGGACGACAACGGACAT ATCATACTGAACTCAATGCACAGATACCAGCCCAGATTCCACGTGGTCTACGTGGATCCTAGGAAAGACAGTGAAAAATACGCCGAGGAAAATTACAAGACCTTTGTTTTCGAGGAGACCAGATTCACCGCCGTCACAGCCTATCAAAACCACAGA ATAACGCAACTGAAAATCGCCAGCAATCCGTTTGCCAAGGGCTTCAGAGACTGTGATCCGGAGGACTG GCCCAGGAATCACAGGCCGGGGTCTCTGCAAATCATGAGTGCGTTTGCTCGAACCAGGAACCCCATGTCCTCTCCCCCACAGCAGAACGGCACAGAGAAAG AGGACAGCAGGAGAGAATACGAGCGTGACCCCAGCAGCACTACCCTCCACTCGGACCCTGCTCACCAGCTGATGTCCCGAGTCCTCAGCCCGTCCCTCCCGGTCCTTGGCAGCCTGCACACCATGCCCCTCACAGCCGGCCCTCGCAGTCCACCGCACGAGCTACGCCTAGAAGGACACCCACAACCCCCCGACACCCTGCACCATCATCCATACAAATACCCAACCACCTACGAACACTATCTGGGAGCCAAAACCAGGCCGTCCCCGTATCCCTCACCGAGCATCAGAAGCCACGGTTACCATCCTCACATGAACCCAGCCACGGCCAACATGTACTCTGCAACGAGCGCGTCGACTCATTACGACTACGCTCCCAGATAA
- the LOC127957051 gene encoding T-box transcription factor TBX1-like isoform X2, whose translation MDDCSLLSTKANAFSIACLISARDQAGNTAFDKHATSLDKQVVQNCSRSVKMHYSTVTREMEAFTTSSLSSLNTPGSYHLSPSPGDPYSHHESQFEPCPAAQHGYSYPGSNPAQAPAQADTGGSSCSSSSSSSTPNKTLVKKNPKVANINVHLEMKALWDEFNQLGTEMIVTKAGRRMFPTFQVKIFGMDPMADYMLLMDFLPVDDKRYRYAFHSSSWLVAGKADPATPGRVHYHPDSPAKGAQWMKQIVSFDKLKLTNNLLDDNGHIILNSMHRYQPRFHVVYVDPRKDSEKYAEENYKTFVFEETRFTAVTAYQNHRITQLKIASNPFAKGFRDCDPEDWPRNHRPGSLQIMSAFARTRNPMSSPPQQNGTEKEDSRREYERDPSSTTLHSDPAHQLMSRVLSPSLPVLGSLHTMPLTAGPRSPPHELRLEGHPQPPDTLHHHPYKYPTTYEHYLGAKTRPSPYPSPSIRSHGYHPHMNPATANMYSATSASTHYDYAPR comes from the exons ATGGACGACTGTAGTCTCCTTTCAACGAAGGCAAACGCTTTCAGTATTGCCTGTCTGATTTCAGCGAGGGATCAAGCGGGAAACACAGCGTTTGACAAACACGCCACTAGCCTGGACAAGCAAGTGGTGCAAAACTGTTCCAGATCCGTTAAAATGCATTACAGCACAGTCACGCGGGAGATGGAAG CCttcaccaccagcagcctgagcAGTCTCAATACGCCTGGGAGTTACCATCTCTCTCCTTCCCCTGGGGATCCATACAGCCACCACGAAAGCCAGTTTGAGCCGTGCCCTGCTGCCCAGCACGGCTACAGCTATCCCGGATCGAACCCGGCGCAGGCCCCGGCGCAGGCGGACACCGGAGGATCCAGCTGCTCCTCGTCGTCGTCAAGCTCAACGCCGAACAAAACGCTGGTGAAAAAGAACCCTAAAGTGGCCAATATTAATGTACATTTGGAAATGAAGGCGCTCTGGGATGAATTTAATCAACTTGGGACTGAAATGATTGTCACGAAAGCTGGGAG ACGAATGTTTCCTACATTTCAAGTCAAAATATTTGGAATGGACCCAATGGCAGATTACATGCTCCTGATGGATTTCCTACCAGTGGATGATAAACGATACAG GTATGCCTTCCACAGTTCCTCGTGGCTGGTGGCTGGGAAAGCTGATCCAGCGACTCCAGGAAGAGTGCACTATCATCCCGACTCACCTGCCAAAGGAGCGCAGTGGATGAAACAGATCGTTTCCTTCGACAAACTCAAACTAACCAACAATCTACTGGACGACAACGGACAT ATCATACTGAACTCAATGCACAGATACCAGCCCAGATTCCACGTGGTCTACGTGGATCCTAGGAAAGACAGTGAAAAATACGCCGAGGAAAATTACAAGACCTTTGTTTTCGAGGAGACCAGATTCACCGCCGTCACAGCCTATCAAAACCACAGA ATAACGCAACTGAAAATCGCCAGCAATCCGTTTGCCAAGGGCTTCAGAGACTGTGATCCGGAGGACTG GCCCAGGAATCACAGGCCGGGGTCTCTGCAAATCATGAGTGCGTTTGCTCGAACCAGGAACCCCATGTCCTCTCCCCCACAGCAGAACGGCACAGAGAAAG AGGACAGCAGGAGAGAATACGAGCGTGACCCCAGCAGCACTACCCTCCACTCGGACCCTGCTCACCAGCTGATGTCCCGAGTCCTCAGCCCGTCCCTCCCGGTCCTTGGCAGCCTGCACACCATGCCCCTCACAGCCGGCCCTCGCAGTCCACCGCACGAGCTACGCCTAGAAGGACACCCACAACCCCCCGACACCCTGCACCATCATCCATACAAATACCCAACCACCTACGAACACTATCTGGGAGCCAAAACCAGGCCGTCCCCGTATCCCTCACCGAGCATCAGAAGCCACGGTTACCATCCTCACATGAACCCAGCCACGGCCAACATGTACTCTGCAACGAGCGCGTCGACTCATTACGACTACGCTCCCAGATAA